The following coding sequences lie in one Kryptolebias marmoratus isolate JLee-2015 linkage group LG5, ASM164957v2, whole genome shotgun sequence genomic window:
- the LOC108238489 gene encoding galactose-specific lectin nattectin-like produces the protein MMMFVFFILALAAVSPAAGQDPELQHSNCPMFWSSFNGRCYKYVATQMTWVDAELHCVSQRSNLVSVHSLEEHNFVNFLIKNFDPAQRFTWIGLTDLYKEGAWMWSDGSKVNFQHWDQGQPDNRNKVEHCVHTNMVTNHKWNDHQCSETFPFVCAFLLICPSPSNTESF, from the coding sequence atgatgatgtttgttttcttcatccTGGCTCTGGCTGCTGtgtctcctgcagctggacaGGATCCGGAGCTTCAGCACAGCAACTGTCCCATGTTCTGGTCCAGCTTCAACGGCCGCTGCTACAAGTACGTCGCCACACAGATGACCTGGGTTGATGCAGAGCTGCACTGTGTCTCACAAAGATCCAACCTGGTGTCCGTCCACAGTCTGGAGGAACACAACTTTGTCAATTTTTTGATCAAGAACTTTGATCCTGCTCAGAGATTTACCTGGATCGGACTCACTGATCTCTATAAGGAAGGAGCATGGATGTGGTCCGATGGCTCCAAAGTCAACTTCCAACACTGGGATCAGGGACAGCCAGATAATAGGAACAAAGTAGAGCACTGCGTCCACACAAACATGGTTACAAATCATAAATGGAATGATCATCAGTGCTCTgaaacatttccttttgtttgtgcttttctaCTAATTTGTCCTTCACCAAGCAACACCGAGAGTTTCTGA
- the LOC108239461 gene encoding lactose-binding lectin l-2-like, whose protein sequence is MMLFFSLFVLTLAAVSPSDGQELKLQRGGCPMFWYSYNGRCYKYVATQMTWADAELYCLSQGSNLVSIHSLGEHNFVKSLIMNFDPYQRHTWIGLTDVHKEGRWMWSDGSKYSFSQWSDREPNNLKGVEHCGETNFGNTLRWNDQLCSDMIPFVCASRMSCPE, encoded by the coding sequence ATGATGCTGTTCTTCTCCCTGTTTGTTCTGACTCTGGCTGCTGTGTCTCCTTCAGATGGAcaggagctgaagctgcagcGAGGCGGCTGTCCCATGTTCTGGTACAGCTATAACGGTCGCTGCTACAAGTACGTCGCCACACAGATGACCTGGGCTGATGCAGAGCTGTACTGTTTGTCACAAGGATCCAACCTGGTGTCCATTCACAGTCTGGGAGAACATAACTTTGTCAAAAGTTTGATCATGAACTTTGATCCTTACCAGAGACACACCTGGATCGGACTCACTGATGTTCACAAGGAAGGACGATGGATGTGGTCTGATGGGTCTAAATATAGCTTTTCCCAATGGTCTGATCGTGAGCCAAACAACTTGAAAGGCGTCGAACATTGTGGAGAAACCAATTTTGGAAACACTTTGAGGTGGAATGATCAACTATGCTCAGATATGATTCCTTTTGTTTGTGCATCCCGCATGTCTTGTCCTGAGTAA
- the cdca7b gene encoding cell division cycle-associated 7-like protein, with product MALAAKAPTFKSKFITAELARLFSQSDSEEEFEGFSEDEVDEDRGRCNKRLKTKQVDSEEDSDGDTGFYSDGEEAPAPKRRSLLVALRFPVKRLSTAKQELNKKNMKMPVKENPPSLRARGRRRMEQKDEEEEEEEERVEEKEKEKRVEEKEEPQSLTKRKKNIQENKAMLAKLFADLSSMADLTLPTAPQKKKRASQKATPQKRKFKSSVGSERRNPSRKARPPENFGVEERSEQIIRRSPKSVNIMRLVEVDEELVGKGQKKRKGYTSRRSQYVVKSVDDITQEDLDNVAYRSKDKIWDKENGSSCHQCRQKTLDTKTVCRSGVCVGVKGQFCGPCLKNRYGEDVHTVLLDPTWSCPICRGMCNCSLCRKKEGRCATGILVGLARYKGHDNVHEYLESIQKELQ from the exons ATGGCTCTCGCAGCAAAG GCTCCAACTTTCAAGTCCAAGTTCATAACCGCCGAGCTGGCTCGCCTGTTCAGCCAGTCCGACAGCGAGGAGGAGTTTGAAGGTTTCAGCGAGGACGAGGTGGACGAGGACAGAGGACGATGCAACAAGCGGCTCAAGACAAAG caggtaGATTCAGAGGAGGACAGTGACGGGGACACGGGCTTCTACTCGGACGGTGAGGAGGCCCCCGCGCCAAAGAGAAGGAGTCTTTTAGTCgctctcag GTTTCCAGTGAAACGACTATCTACTGCCAAACAGGagctaaataagaaaaatatgaaaatgccTGTGAAAGAGAATCCTCCGTCACTGAGAGccagggggaggaggaggatggagcagaaggatgaggaggaggaggaggaggaggagagagtggaagagaaagagaaagagaagaggGTGGAAGAGAAAGAAGAGCCTCAGAGCCTGACGAAACGGAAAAAGAACATCCAGGAAAACAAAGCCATG ctggcTAAGCTGTTTGCTGACCTGAGCTCCATGGCTGACCTGACTCTGCCCACCGCTCCTCAG AAGAAGAAACGGGCGTCGCAGAAGGCAACGCCGCAGAAACGCAAGTTCAAATCCAGCGTCGGGTCGGAAAGGAGGAACCCGTCCCGTAAGGCTCGTCCTCCTGAGAACTTTGGAGTGGAGGAAAGGAGCGAGCAGATCATCCGCAGAAGCCCCAAAAGTGTCAACATCATGAGACTGGTGGAG GTTGACGAGGAGCTTGTGGGCAAGgggcagaaaaagagaaaaggctACACCTCCAGGAGGAGCCAGTATGTGGTGAAGTCCGTCGACGACATCACTCAGGAGGACCTGGACAACGTTGCGTATCGCAGCAAAGACAAGATCTGGGACAAAGAGAAC GGCAGCTCGTGTCACCAGTGCAGACAGAAGACTCTGGACACCAAGACCGTGTGCCGGAGTGGTGTCTGTgtcggggtcaaaggtcagttcTGTGGACCGTGCTTGAAGAACCGCTACGGAGAGGACGTGCACACGGTGCTGCTCGACCCG ACGTGGTCATGTCCCATCTGCCGGGGAATGTGTAACTGCAGCCTGTGTCGTAAGAAGGAGGGCCGCTGCGCCACGGGGATCCTGGTGGGCTTGGCCCGCTACAAGGGTCACGACAACGTCCACGAGTACTTGGAGAG TATTCAGAAGGAGCTGCAGTGA
- the sp4 gene encoding transcription factor Sp4, which produces MSDSKKESAGTEGGKASKRGKSSGSQDSSQPSPLALLAATCSKIGGQGGAEGAQAGVQQIQVQAGQIQLQAGQFQGQIVVDAAGGQALVPDPQQLELVPAQFTGNGWQIITAAPTMAKENTTQPVAVTVATTLANDSSPGGRKVKAAGGTNSVPATQPQQQQQQQQFQIIQVQNLPSAGGGVQYQVIPHLQTADGQQIHINPQPASIGALSEQVQLIQTTNSGQTQAILQPATQQAILPSTANQTVPLQIRPAQSFPLQLQTLQGSQTPVMTTVPINLGGMTLALPVINNVGGGGAVQLIQSADGTFSVANGNQLMTTAVTGGAPVPAPTGSTPTAAEGDAAPEGVQVVSAAQEGGSADPKVQSSEADSQSQNQANGLQNQSDSAGTIQQVIVGQVGHQLVQQIQLQPQAQSQGQTQGQQQPQHIQTLQLAPGQTLQPIQAFQNPAQVLIRAPTVSSSGQITWQTLQLPGGLSLQGGLGAAVPQQLTLTPVAGGTAVGSGGLVSLSGAPLTLSAAQINPGSGVQTVSIAGLGTAGVQVQGVPLTITGLQGQPQGQDGVKVQSSPVTVTVGNVASGSSLSPDQLGSVQTSLDQEGPPSKRLRRVACSCPNCRDGEGRNSGDPTKKKQHICHMEGCGKVYGKTSHLRAHLRWHTGERPFVCNWIFCGKRFTRSDELQRHRRTHTGEKRFECPECSKRFMRSDHLSKHIKTHQNKKGGAAVAIITTDDMEEDAAEGLPDSPQIVSVGTLTRDSAPATPTTSNHLEEEEEEEEEQFE; this is translated from the exons ATGAGTG ACTCGAAGAAGGAATCAGCTGGAACCGAAGGAGGGAAAGCATCTAAACGGGGTAAAAGTTCTGGatctcag GATTCCTCACAGCCCTCTCCGTTGGCTCTGCTAGCAGCCACCTGCAGTAAGATCGGCGGGCAGGGGGGAGCAGAGGGGGCTCAGGCGGGTGTCCAGCAGATCCAGGTCCAGGCTGGTCAGATCCAGCTGCAGGCGGGTCAGTTTCAGGGACAAATAGTGGTGGACGCAGCTGGGGGTCAGGCCCTGGTGCCTGACCCCCAGCAGCTGGAACTGGTCCCGGCTCAGTTCACGGGCAACGGCTGGCAGATCATCACAGCAGCTCCTACCATGGCCAAGGAGAACACCACTCAACCTGTTGCTGTGACAGTGGCCACCACTCTGGCCAACGACAGCTCTCCTGGTGGGCGCAAG GTGAAGGCGGCAGGTGGGACCAACAGCGTTCCAGCCACtcagccgcagcagcagcagcagcagcagcagttccaGATCATCCAGGTGCAGAACCTGCCCAGTGCTGGAGGCGGTGTGCAGTATCAGGTCATCCCTCACCTGCAAACTGCGGATGGACAGCAGATCCACATCAACCCCCAGCCGGCGTCCATCGGAGCTCTGTCTGAGCAGGTTCAGCTTATCCAGACCACGAACTCAGGCCAGACCCAAGCTATTCTCCAACCAGCCACTCAGCAGGCTATCCTACCAAGCACAGCCAATCAGACGGTCCCGCTGCAGATCCGTCCCGCACAGTCGTTCCCGCTTCAGCTGCAGACGCTGCAAGGCTCCCAGACTCCCGTGATGACCACGGTGCCCATAAACCTTGGCGGCATGACCCTGGCTTTGCCCGTGATCAATAATgtgggagggggcggggctgtgcagcttatccaatcagcagATGGCACATTCTCTGTTGCCAATGGCAACCAGCTGATGACAACGGCAGTGACTGGAGGGGCTCCTGTTCCGGCTCCCACTGGATCAACACCAACAGCAGCCGAAGGCGACGCCGCACCTGAGGGGGTTCAGGTGGTTTCGGCCGCGCAAGAGGGCGGATCAGCTGACCCCAAAGTGCAAAGCAGTGAGGCCGACTCTCAGAGCCAGAACCAGGCGAATGGGCTCCAGAACCAGTCGGACTCGGCGGGAACCATCCAGCAGGTGATTGTGGGCCAGGTGGGGCACCAGCTCGTGCAGCAGATCCAGCTGCAACCCCAGGCTCAGAGCCAGGGTCAGACACAGGGCCAGCAGCAGCCCCAGCATATTCAGACCCTCCAGCTGGCCCCGGGACAAACCCTGCAGCCCATTCAGGCCTTCCAAAACCCGGCCCAGGTCCTTATTCGGGCTCCGACTGTGTCGTCCTCCGGTCAGATCACCTGGCAGACGCTGCAGCTTCCCGGGGGGCTCTCCCTGCAAGGAGGCCTGGGGGCGGCTGTGCCACAGCAGCTGACTCTGACCCCGGTGGCAGGTGGGACGGCGGTGGGGAGCGGAGGGCTGGTCTCCCTGAGTGGAGCTCCGCTGACGCTGAGTGCGGCTCAGATTAACCCGGGCTCAGGGGTGCAGACGGTCAGCATTGCGGGACTGGGCACAGCTGGAGTTCAGGTACAGGGTGTACCTCTCACCATCACTGGTCTACAGG GTCAACCACAGGGTCAGGACGGGGTCAAAGTCCAGTCCTCTCCTGTGACCGTCACCGTTGGCAATGTGGCTTCAGGTTCATCGCTGAGTCCAGACCAGCTGGGCTCCGTTCAGACTTCTTTGGACCAAGAGGGCCCGCCAAGCAAGAGGCTCCGACGCGTCGCCTGCTCTTGTCCAAATTGCAGAGATGGAGAAGGAAG GAACAGTGGAGACCccacaaagaaaaagcaacacATCTGCCACATGGAGGGCTGCGGGAAGGTGTACGGCAAGACCTCCCACCTGAGGGCCCACCTGCGCTGGCACACCGGCGAGAGGCCGTTTGTCTGTAACTGGATCTTCTGTGGCAAGAGGTTCACCCGGAGCGACGAGCTGCAGAGACACCGGAGAACACACACAG GAGAAAAGCGCTTCGAGTGCCCCGAGTGCTCCAAGCGCTTCATGCGCAGCGACCACCTCTCGAAGCACATCAAGACCCATCAGAACAAGAAGGGCGGCGCCGCCGTGGCAATCATCACCACTGACGACATGGAGGAAGACGCCGCCGAGGGCCTGCCCGACTCCCCTCAGATCGTCTCCGTGGGAACCCTCACGCGGGACTCGGCACCCGCCACGCCCACCACCTCCAATCacctggaagaggaggaggaggaggaagaggagcagttTGAATAG